From a single Pseudorasbora parva isolate DD20220531a chromosome 15, ASM2467924v1, whole genome shotgun sequence genomic region:
- the snw1 gene encoding SNW domain-containing protein 1 isoform X1: MSLTSFLPAPTQLSQDQLEAEERSRVQRSQSTALVSTRREPPPYGFRKSWVPRALEDFGDGGAFPEIHVAQYPLEMGRKKRTSNALAVQVDAEGKIKYDAIARQGQNKDKVIFSKYTDMLPKEVLNEDAPELQKPDEEAVKEITEKTRAALDKQVSQKIAAAMPVRAADKQAPAQYIRYTPSQQGLAFNSGAKQRVIRMVEMQKDPIEPPRFKINKKIPRGPPSPPAPVMHSPSRKMTVKEQQEWKIPPCISNWKNAKGYTIPLDKRLAADGRGLQTVHINENFAKLAEALYIADRKAREAVEMRAQVEKKMAQKEKEKKEEKLRELAKMARDRRAGIKAHGDKGGEDTEVRERDEIRHERRKERQHDRNISRAAPDKRSKLQRDQDRDISELIALGQPNPRASSEAQYDQRLFNQSKGMDSGFAGGEDEMYNVYDQPFRSGRDMAQNIYRPGKSADKDMYGDDLDTLMQSSRFVPDREFSGADHGPRRDGPVQFEEDPFGLDKFLEEAKQHGGSKRASTSGRSKDYDHEKKRRKE; the protein is encoded by the exons ATGTCGCTTACAAG TTTTCTTCCTGCACCCACCCAACTGTCCCAGGACCAGCTGGAGGCAGAGGAGAGGTCTCGTGTTCAAAGGTCGCAATCCACTGCTTTGGTTTCCACCCGCAGAGAACCTCCTCCCTACGGCTTCAGAAAATCATGGGTTCCCCGGGCACTAGAG GATTTTGGAGATGGAGGAGCTTTTCCAGAGATCCATGTGGCCCAGTATCCTCTGGAAATGGGTAGGAAGAAAAGGACCTCAAATGCTCTGGCAGTGCAGGTGGATGCAGAGGGCAAGATCAAATATGACGCCATTGCTAGGCAAGGTCAAAACAAAGACAAG GTCATATTCAGCAAATACACAGACATGCTTCCTAAGGAGGTCCTAAATGAAGATGCTCCTGAACTGCAGAAACCTGATGAAGAGGCGGTGAAAGAG ATTACAGAAAAGACCAGAGCAGCTCTGGATAAACAAGTCTCACAGAAAATTGCTGCAGCCATGCCTGTACGTGCTGCAGACAAACAGGCCCCAGCACAGTATATTCG GTACACACCCTCCCAGCAAGGACTCGCGTTTAACTCCGGAGCAAAACAGAGGGTCATCCGTATGGTGGAAATGCAGAAAGATCCAATTGAACCACCGCGATTCAA AATCAATAAGAAAATTCCTCGTGGACCTCCATCCCCTCCTGCTCCAGTCATGCATTCTCCAAGCAGAAAG atgACCGTGAAAGAACAGCAGGAGTGGAAGATTCCACCCTGTATTTCCAACTGGAAGAACGCAAAG GGTTATACCATTCCTCTAGACAAGCGTTTGGCTGCTGACGGACGAGGCCTGCAGACCGTCCACATCAATGAGAATTTTGCCAAGCTGGCTGAGGCTTTGTACATTGCAGACAGAAAG GCCAGAGAGGCTGTGGAGATGAGAGCACAAGTAGAAAAGAAGATGGcccagaaagagaaagaaaagaaagaggaGAAGCTGAGAGAGTTGGCTAAGATGGCCAGAGACAGGAGAGCTGGTATCAAAGCCCACGGTGACAAAG GTGGTGAGGACACAGAAGTCAGGGAGCGTGACGAGATCCGTCACGAGAGGAGGAAAGAAAGACAGCACGACAGGAACATTTCCAGAGCCGCCCCTGATAAGAG GTCAAAGCTACAAAGAGATCAGGACAGGGACATCAGTGAGCTCATTGCTCTGGGTCAACCAAACCCCCGTGCCTCCAGTGAGGCTCAGTATGACCAGAGACTCTTCAATCAGAGCAAG GGGATGGACAGTGGTTTTGCTGGTGGAGAGGATGAGATGTATAATGTCTATGATCAGCCCTTCAGAAGTGGCAGAGACATGGCACAGAATATTTACAGGCCTGGTAAGAGTGCAGATAAGGACATGTATGGAGACGACCTGGACACACTCATGCAGAGCAGCAG GTTTGTTCCTGATCGGGAGTTCTCTGGTGCTGACCACGGTCCCCGCCGCGACGGGCCTGTGCAGTTTGAGGAGGATCCTTTCGGTCTGGATAAGTTCTTGGAGGAAGCCAAGCAGCACGGAGGCTCCAAAAGGGCATCCACTAGTGGCCGCTCAAAGGACTATGACCACGAGAAGAAACGCAGGAAGGAGTGA
- the snw1 gene encoding SNW domain-containing protein 1 isoform X2 — MSLTSFLPAPTQLSQDQLEAEERSRVQRSQSTALVSTRREPPPYGFRKSWVPRALEDFGDGGAFPEIHVAQYPLEMGRKKRTSNALAVQVDAEGKIKYDAIARQGQNKDKVIFSKYTDMLPKEVLNEDAPELQKPDEEAVKEITEKTRAALDKQVSQKIAAAMPVRAADKQAPAQYIRYTPSQQGLAFNSGAKQRVIRMVEMQKDPIEPPRFKINKKIPRGPPSPPAPVMHSPSRKMTVKEQQEWKIPPCISNWKNAKGYTIPLDKRLAADGRGLQTVHINENFAKLAEALYIADRKAREAVEMRAQVEKKMAQKEKEKKEEKLRELAKMARDRRAGIKAHGDKGGEDTEVRERDEIRHERRKERQHDRNISRAAPDKRSKLQRDQDRDISELIALGQPNPRASSEAQYDQRLFNQSKGMDSGFAGGEDEMYNVYDQPFRSGRDMAQNIYRPGKSADKDMYGDDLDTLMQSSRFVPDREFSGADHGPRRDGPVQFEEDPFGLDKFLEEAKQHGGSKRASTSGRSKDYDHEKKRRKE; from the exons ATGTCGCTTACAAG TTTTCTTCCTGCACCCACCCAACTGTCCCAGGACCAGCTGGAGGCAGAGGAGAGGTCTCGTGTTCAAAGGTCGCAATCCACTGCTTTGGTTTCCACCCGCAGAGAACCTCCTCCCTACGGCTTCAGAAAATCATGGGTTCCCCGGGCACTAGAG GATTTTGGAGATGGAGGAGCTTTTCCAGAGATCCATGTGGCCCAGTATCCTCTGGAAATGGGTAGGAAGAAAAGGACCTCAAATGCTCTGGCAGTGCAGGTGGATGCAGAGGGCAAGATCAAATATGACGCCATTGCTAGGCAAGGTCAAAACAAAGACAAG GTCATATTCAGCAAATACACAGACATGCTTCCTAAGGAGGTCCTAAATGAAGATGCTCCTGAACTGCAGAAACCTGATGAAGAGGCGGTGAAAGAG ATTACAGAAAAGACCAGAGCAGCTCTGGATAAACAAGTCTCACAGAAAATTGCTGCAGCCATGCCTGTACGTGCTGCAGACAAACAGGCCCCAGCACAGTATAT AAGGTACACACCCTCCCAGCAAGGACTCGCGTTTAACTCCGGAGCAAAACAGAGGGTCATCCGTATGGTGGAAATGCAGAAAGATCCAATTGAACCACCGCGATTCAA AATCAATAAGAAAATTCCTCGTGGACCTCCATCCCCTCCTGCTCCAGTCATGCATTCTCCAAGCAGAAAG atgACCGTGAAAGAACAGCAGGAGTGGAAGATTCCACCCTGTATTTCCAACTGGAAGAACGCAAAG GGTTATACCATTCCTCTAGACAAGCGTTTGGCTGCTGACGGACGAGGCCTGCAGACCGTCCACATCAATGAGAATTTTGCCAAGCTGGCTGAGGCTTTGTACATTGCAGACAGAAAG GCCAGAGAGGCTGTGGAGATGAGAGCACAAGTAGAAAAGAAGATGGcccagaaagagaaagaaaagaaagaggaGAAGCTGAGAGAGTTGGCTAAGATGGCCAGAGACAGGAGAGCTGGTATCAAAGCCCACGGTGACAAAG GTGGTGAGGACACAGAAGTCAGGGAGCGTGACGAGATCCGTCACGAGAGGAGGAAAGAAAGACAGCACGACAGGAACATTTCCAGAGCCGCCCCTGATAAGAG GTCAAAGCTACAAAGAGATCAGGACAGGGACATCAGTGAGCTCATTGCTCTGGGTCAACCAAACCCCCGTGCCTCCAGTGAGGCTCAGTATGACCAGAGACTCTTCAATCAGAGCAAG GGGATGGACAGTGGTTTTGCTGGTGGAGAGGATGAGATGTATAATGTCTATGATCAGCCCTTCAGAAGTGGCAGAGACATGGCACAGAATATTTACAGGCCTGGTAAGAGTGCAGATAAGGACATGTATGGAGACGACCTGGACACACTCATGCAGAGCAGCAG GTTTGTTCCTGATCGGGAGTTCTCTGGTGCTGACCACGGTCCCCGCCGCGACGGGCCTGTGCAGTTTGAGGAGGATCCTTTCGGTCTGGATAAGTTCTTGGAGGAAGCCAAGCAGCACGGAGGCTCCAAAAGGGCATCCACTAGTGGCCGCTCAAAGGACTATGACCACGAGAAGAAACGCAGGAAGGAGTGA